The nucleotide window CGTCGGATACGGCCTGGGGGCCGCCGACGCCGTGGAAGGCGTCTTCGCCACGCTCCTGGTCTTCCGATCGCTTGAAGTAAGGCAATACGTCGTCGTAGCCCCAGCCTGGGTTTCCGAGCTGGCGCCAGGTATCGAAATCCGACCGGTGTCCCCGGATGTAGAGCAGGCCGTTGATTGAACTCGAGCCGCCAAGCACCTTGCCGCGCGGCCACTTGACCCGGCGCCCGCCCAGGCCCGGGCACGGCTCGGTCACAAAGCACCAGTCCGTCGCCGGGTTGTGCATGGTCTTGAAGTAGCCCACCGGCAGGTGGATCCAGATATTCCGGTCCGGCCCGCCAGCTTCGAGCAACAGCACGCGGCTGGCGC belongs to Rhodothermales bacterium and includes:
- a CDS encoding GMC family oxidoreductase N-terminal domain-containing protein gives rise to the protein MEGEFDYVIVGAGSAGCVLANRLTADGASRVLLLEAGGPDRNIWIHLPVGYFKTMHNPATDWCFVTEPCPGLGGRRVKWPRGKVLGGSSSINGLLYIRGHRSDFDTWRQLGNPGWGYDDVLPYFKRSEDQERGEDAFHGVGGPQAVSDVRIKRKISELFISAAESAGIERNEDVNGARMEGVGYFQNTTRNGLRCSTAVGYLKPV